The proteins below come from a single Tachypleus tridentatus isolate NWPU-2018 chromosome 13, ASM421037v1, whole genome shotgun sequence genomic window:
- the LOC143238387 gene encoding uncharacterized protein LOC143238387 isoform X2 → MKDDRWRYIARQKTIRPNRVQINKDYESVLGQRVEPNLKLTFNPVLVDARLSAFFTSSSTVHTTMQSLQLRPDAPVAVPLPFFPHPFLAMIDNTALGGESPFVLTETNLSLGKSRERTKRSDKKLARRPVSSYSFSPVSKKKPKFDFSRLAESATSKDDDLDCFVSEPMGLHTEEVSAQPAIISSHTFPLVLPYYSDPDAGRSKATRDTCASRPKKDFICKYCERRFTKSYNLLIHERTHTDERPYSCDVCHKAFRRQDHLRDHRYIHSKEKPFKCTECGKGFCQARTLAVHKVLHLDNSPHECPTCGRTFNQRSNLKTHLLTHTDLRPYHCSSCSKVFRRNCDLRRHILTHSIELSEKWRNSLSPSSKNAICHGVETATWRTNIFSSEIKSQNHPSEVLNVEN, encoded by the exons ATATCGCTCGACAGAAGACGATACGTCCTAATCGTGTGCAAATTAACAAGGATTACGAGTCAGTGCTAGGTCAACGTGTGGAACCTAACCTCAAATTAACCTTTAACCCTGTACTGGTGGATGCCAGACTTTCAGCTTTTTTCACCAGTTCTTCTACAGTTCACACTACGATGCAAAGCTTGCAACTTCGTCCTGATGCACCTGTCGCGGTTCCTTTGCCATTTTTTCCGCACCCCTTCCTTGCAATGATCGACAATACTGCTCTAGGGGGAGAGTCCCCCTTCGTTTTGACAGAAACTAATCTTAGTCTGGGAAAAAGCAGAGAAAGAACTAAAAGGTCTGACAAGAAACTAGCAAGAAGGCCTGTGTCATCTTACAGTTTCTCACCTGTTTCTAAAAAGAAACCCAAGTTTGACTTTTCTAGGCTGGCAGAATCTGCCACGTCCAAAGACGATGACCTCGACTGTTTTGTTTCTGAACCCATGGGGCTTCACACAGAGGAAGTGTCAGCTCAGCCAGCTATCATTAGTAGCCACACCTTTCCTCTAGTGCTACCCTACTACAGTGACCCAGACGCTGGACGAAGTAAAGCAACACGAGACACATGTGCTTCGCGGCCTAAGAAAGATTTTATCTGTAAATATTGTGAACGGAGGTTCACCAAGTCTTACAACTTATTGATTCATGAACGAACCCATACTGATGAACGACCATACTCCTGTGATGTATGTCATAAAGCATTCAGAAGACAGGACCATCTCAGAGACCACAG GTACATCCACTCCAAAGAGAAACCTTTTAAGTGCACAGAGTGCGGGAAAGGGTTCTGTCAGGCTCGGACGTTAGCGGTTCACAAAGTCCTCCATTTGGATAATTCTCCTCACGAGTGCCCCACCTGTGGCCGCACTTTCAACCAGAGGAGCAACCTAAAAACTCACCTCTTGACCCATACTGACCTCAGGCCCTACCACTGTAGTTCCTGCAGCAAAGTTTTCCGTCGAAACTGTGACCTTCGCCGCCATATTCTTACTCATAGCATCGAACTTTCAGAAAAATGGAGAAACTCTCTTTCACCCTCGTCAAAAAACGCCATTTGCCACGGTGTCGAGACCGCCACCTGGcgaacaaatatattttcctcCGAGATAAAATCCCAAAACCATCCTTCGGAGGTCCTAAATGTTGAAAATTGA
- the LOC143238387 gene encoding uncharacterized protein LOC143238387 isoform X1, with amino-acid sequence MMYHSEVDIARQKTIRPNRVQINKDYESVLGQRVEPNLKLTFNPVLVDARLSAFFTSSSTVHTTMQSLQLRPDAPVAVPLPFFPHPFLAMIDNTALGGESPFVLTETNLSLGKSRERTKRSDKKLARRPVSSYSFSPVSKKKPKFDFSRLAESATSKDDDLDCFVSEPMGLHTEEVSAQPAIISSHTFPLVLPYYSDPDAGRSKATRDTCASRPKKDFICKYCERRFTKSYNLLIHERTHTDERPYSCDVCHKAFRRQDHLRDHRYIHSKEKPFKCTECGKGFCQARTLAVHKVLHLDNSPHECPTCGRTFNQRSNLKTHLLTHTDLRPYHCSSCSKVFRRNCDLRRHILTHSIELSEKWRNSLSPSSKNAICHGVETATWRTNIFSSEIKSQNHPSEVLNVEN; translated from the exons ATATCGCTCGACAGAAGACGATACGTCCTAATCGTGTGCAAATTAACAAGGATTACGAGTCAGTGCTAGGTCAACGTGTGGAACCTAACCTCAAATTAACCTTTAACCCTGTACTGGTGGATGCCAGACTTTCAGCTTTTTTCACCAGTTCTTCTACAGTTCACACTACGATGCAAAGCTTGCAACTTCGTCCTGATGCACCTGTCGCGGTTCCTTTGCCATTTTTTCCGCACCCCTTCCTTGCAATGATCGACAATACTGCTCTAGGGGGAGAGTCCCCCTTCGTTTTGACAGAAACTAATCTTAGTCTGGGAAAAAGCAGAGAAAGAACTAAAAGGTCTGACAAGAAACTAGCAAGAAGGCCTGTGTCATCTTACAGTTTCTCACCTGTTTCTAAAAAGAAACCCAAGTTTGACTTTTCTAGGCTGGCAGAATCTGCCACGTCCAAAGACGATGACCTCGACTGTTTTGTTTCTGAACCCATGGGGCTTCACACAGAGGAAGTGTCAGCTCAGCCAGCTATCATTAGTAGCCACACCTTTCCTCTAGTGCTACCCTACTACAGTGACCCAGACGCTGGACGAAGTAAAGCAACACGAGACACATGTGCTTCGCGGCCTAAGAAAGATTTTATCTGTAAATATTGTGAACGGAGGTTCACCAAGTCTTACAACTTATTGATTCATGAACGAACCCATACTGATGAACGACCATACTCCTGTGATGTATGTCATAAAGCATTCAGAAGACAGGACCATCTCAGAGACCACAG GTACATCCACTCCAAAGAGAAACCTTTTAAGTGCACAGAGTGCGGGAAAGGGTTCTGTCAGGCTCGGACGTTAGCGGTTCACAAAGTCCTCCATTTGGATAATTCTCCTCACGAGTGCCCCACCTGTGGCCGCACTTTCAACCAGAGGAGCAACCTAAAAACTCACCTCTTGACCCATACTGACCTCAGGCCCTACCACTGTAGTTCCTGCAGCAAAGTTTTCCGTCGAAACTGTGACCTTCGCCGCCATATTCTTACTCATAGCATCGAACTTTCAGAAAAATGGAGAAACTCTCTTTCACCCTCGTCAAAAAACGCCATTTGCCACGGTGTCGAGACCGCCACCTGGcgaacaaatatattttcctcCGAGATAAAATCCCAAAACCATCCTTCGGAGGTCCTAAATGTTGAAAATTGA